GTGCGCGAGGAGGAGGGGCCGTTCTCCGAATTCCAGGACTACTACGTCACCGGCACCGGGCGCAACCCCGTCATCGAATACCAGTGCATGACCCGCCGCCACGACGCCATCTTCAAGAACCTCCAGAACGGCTCCGAGATGGAAGGCTGCGTCTTCCACAAGATCCCGATGAGCGCGACGATCTACCGGCGCCTCATGGACGTGGGCGGCGGACCGAACCTCCACAACGTCATGGCGCTCCCGGGCATATTCGGGCTCGCGATCCAGATGACCCCACGGTACTACGGTGAGGCCAAGAACCTCCTCATGGCAGCGCTCTCGTCCGAGTACCAGCATCCGAAGATCGCGATCGCCGTGGACCGGGACGTGGACATCTTCAACCATTCGGAGCTCCTGTGGGCGCTGGCCACTCGAGTCAACCCGCAGGAAGACGTCGCCATCATCCCCAATACCCACAACCACGCGATGGATGCGTCCCTGCCGGAGATCGGCGCCGCGGGGACTCCGCTCTGGCAGCGTCGCGGGTCGAAGATGCTGATCGACGCTACCATTCCTCCGCCGACGGATGGGGAGGCGCGATCCAAGTTCGAGCGCATTCGTCCCATCAACCCGCAGCTCCGGCTGGAAGATTTCGCCGCCGAGGAAAGCCTCGACATCGTGCGCGCCCTGGCGCCCGTCTTCTTCGGCTCGAAGCTCATCGGCTGACGCATTTGGGCGACACGAGCTTCGTCAATCTATTCGAGTACGAGGCGGCTGCGGAGCGGCTGCTGCCGCGCCTCGCCTGGGACTATTTCGCGAGCGGCTCCAGCGACGAGGTCACGCTCCGCGAAAACCACGCGGCCTACGATCGGATCTCCCTCCGCTACCACGTCCTCCGCGACGTGTCGACGCGGGACGTCACCACCAGGGTCCTTGGTCACCCCGTCTCCATGCCCATTCTCGTCGGCCCCACGGCGTTCCAGGGCCTCGCACACCCCGACGGAGAGGTGGCGACGGCTCGCGCCTGCGGGGCCGCGGGCACCATCATGGTCGCCAGTACGCTGTCCAACGCCAGTCTGGAGGAGATCGCCGAGGCGGCATCCGGGCCCCGGTGGTTCCAGCTCTACGTGTATCGCGACCGATCGGCGACCGAGGATCTGATCCGCCGCGCAGAGGCGGCCGGGTACAGCGCGCTGGTGCTCACGGTCGACGCTCCCGTTCTGGGCCGACGGGAGCGCGACGTGCACAACCGATTTCGGCTGCCCGACGGCCTTCGCGCCGGGAATCTTGCTCCCACAGGGATGGACGAGCTACCGGCTGCGGCGGATTCGGGGCTGGCCGCTTACTTCGCTTCCCTCATCGATCCGTCCCTCACGTGGCAAGACGTCGACTGGCTCCGCTCGGTCTCTTCCCTGCCGCTGCTGGTCAAGGGGATCGTGCGCGCCGACGACGCGGCGCGAGCCGTCGAGCGGGGAGCCGCGGGGATCATCGTGTCGAACCATGGCGGGCGCCAGCTCGACACGGCGCCCCCGACCATCGACGTCCTGCCGGCGGTGGTGGACGCGGTCGCTGGTCGGGCGGAGGTGCTTATCGACGGCGGCATCCGCCGGGGCACGGATGTCGTCAAGGCGCTGGCGCGGGGGGCGCGGGCGGTCCTCATCGGCCGGCCCGCCATCTGGGGGCTCGCCGTGGGCGGCGAGGCGGGCGTACGCTCGGTCCTCGACCTGCTCCGGGAGGAGCTGGACCGCGCGCTCGCGCTCTGCGGCTGCCCCTCCATCTGGGACGTCGGCCCAGACCTGGTGCACTGACCGCGACAATTGCCTCGGCGCGACTTGAGCGCGCGACACCCGTTGCGAAACAATGGTGTCGGCCGAGAGTAGATGGATGGAGGCGACTCGTGGCAACCAAGAAAGACGTAGCGGTTCAGGCTGTCGCGCAAACCTACGCGGACCTCGACCGAACCCTCGACGCCCTCACGGAGACCGAGCTGCTCCGTGCCAGCTCCAACGAGGGGTGGTCGGGGAAGGATACGCTCGCCCATCTCAGCACGATCGAGGAGCGCACCCAGGGACAGATCCGCTGCGCGCTGGAGGGCGGATCCTGGAACCCGCCGGAAGTCATCGACGCGTACAACGCGCGCCAGGTTGCCGCGAGGCGAGGCTGGTCCGTGAAGCAGCTCCGCGACGAATTGCGCGATCAACACGAGGCAACGCTCTCGCTGCTGCGCACGGCGAGCGAGAGCGACTTCGACAAAGCCTTCGACCACCCGCGCTGGGGCCGCACCACCCTCGAAGCGCTGTGCACGCACATCGCGCAGCACGTTGGCATGCACGCCTCGGAGATCGCGGCGGTCCGGGCCGGCTAGCGCGCCTCGACCTCGACGATCATCTCGATCTCGACAGGAATCGAGCTGGGCAGCTCGGCCATGCCCACTGCCGAGCGGGCATGTTGGCCGATCTCCGTGCCGAACACCTCGACCAGCAAGTCGGAGCAGCCGTTGATCACGCGCGGCGTCTGATCGAAGCCAGGCGCGCAATTCACCATGCCGAGCAGCTTCACGATCTGCTTCACGCGGTCGAGGCTGCCGATCTCCGCCTTGAGGCTCGCGAGCAGGTTGAGCCCCACGAGTCGGGCCGCCTGGTAACCCTGTTCGAGCGTCAGCTCGCGGCCAACCTTGCCGATCGGGCGCTTCCCGCTGCTGTCGGCGGCGGGGCCGTGCCCGGAGACGAATACGGTGTTTCCCACGCGCCGCGCCCGAATGTAGTTGGCGACTGGCTCCACGGGCTTGGGAAGCACGATCCCCAGCTCCGTCAGGCGTGCTTCGGCGCCCATCGTCTCACCTCCCCACAGGATCCGCTCACTGTACCACCGAGTCCTGCTCGATTCCGATAGGTCCGTCTACAATAGCGCCAGACCGCCCGCGTCCCCCAATTCGATCCTTGTGCGTGCTCTGGAGCGCAAATGGCCGCCTTGCCCGACCGACGGAGCCTGCGTCGCGCGCTCGACGGCCTGGCCCTGTTTCAGGACGTGTTCGACGACCCGATCGGGCGCGCGGTGCGCGCGCTCGTCGCCGAGCCGGCGCAGGCGCCGGCGGCCCGGCTCGTCGCACTCCTCATCGAGGAGGCCGAGCTGTACCCCGAGGAGATGATCGGCGATCCCTGGCAGAACCACCTCCTGGATCGCATCCTCACGTCGGAGAACGCGTTCAGCAAGAAGGCCGAGCGCGTTGCGCCGGAGGAGATGGGCGAGGGCCTGCACCGCCAGGCGAGCCGCGAGCTGGGGCTCCTGCAGACCCTCTACCGCGACGGCGGCGGGATGCTGGCGGCCCAGGCCTTCAGCACCCTCGGAGACGTCTCATCCGCCGGGTGGGCGGGATTCCGCCCCCTTGCGCGCGGGCCGGCGATCCACAGCCCCGAGGCGCGAGCCTTCAAGCGCACGCTGGCGGCATCTGGCGACTGGACCACCCTCACAAACCTGTTGGCCGGCGCCTACGCCGCGGCCGGGGTCGGCGTCTTCGGCCGTTTCCGCGCGTTCCGCTGGATCCGGAACGGCGGGCGCGGCTCCCTGGTGGGTGTCGACCGTCCCGATCCGGTCCGCCTCGCCGACCTGGTCGGCTACGAACGCGAGCGCGAGCCCGTCGTCAAGAACGCCGAGCGCTTCGCGGCGGGGCTTCCGGCGAACAACGTGCTCCTCTACGGCGAGCGCGGCACCGGGAAGTCATCCACGGTCAAGGCGCTGCTCAACGAATTCGGCGACCGCGGGCTGCGCCTGGTGGAAGTGTCGAAAGAGGACCTGGAAACCTTCCCCGAGGTCATTGGGGCCCTTCGAGATCGGCGCGAGCGCTTCATCATCTACGTCGACGATCTGTCGTTCGAGGAGCAGGAGACCCACTACAAAGCGCTGAAGGCCGTCCTCGAGGGTGGGATCGAGGCTCGGCCCGAAAACGTGATCCTGTACGCCACGTCGAATCGCCGTCACCTCGTGCGAGAGCGCTTCCGCGACCGGGAATCGGCCCTCGACGACGACGTCCACGCCTTCGACACGATGGAGGAGAAGCTTTCTCTCGCCGATCGGTTTGGGGTTCGCGTGACGTTCAGCGCGGCGGACCAGGACCGCTACCTGCAGATCGTTCGCGCCCTTGCGACTCAGCGGGGTGTCTTGCTCGCCGAGGATGAGCTGGACCGCAGGGCGCTGGCATGGGCGCAGCGCCAGCGGGGCAGGTCGGGCCGCTCGGCGCGCCAGTTCATCGATGCGCTGGTCGGGGAGCTGGCGCTTCCATAGTCCCGTTTGTCAGACCTGGCGCGAGCCGGGCGGCAGCGGACCATTGGTATCCGGGTGCGTGTCCCCGTCGATCTTCCAGGCTCCGTTCTGCTGCACCAGGCGGTAGTCGTTGCGGTCACGCGACTGCACCGTGCGCCCATCGGCAAAGGTGGTGGACCACGTCTCGTACGTCGTGGCCAGCGCCACGTTTCCGCGAACGGTGATCGTCCCCCACTCGAGACCGATCAGCTTGATAGCGGTGACGTTGTTGTCCGCCAGGTCTTGATTGGTCTGGGTCATCTCTCGCAGATACCGGTCCGTGGCGGTGTCCCGCATGATCGAAGGGTCTTTCGACGCGAGCGCCGTCTCCTGCTCGAAGTTCGCGCGGGCAATGACGGCCTGGATCATCGCTTCGGCGGATCCGTCGCCGCGCTGCGCGGGGCCGGGCGACGCTTCCGGCTCCGGGGTCGACTGGGATTGCAGCTCCTGCCGGATGATCCCGATGGCGGTTCCGGGGGAGCAGGCGGACGCGCTGAGCAGCGCGACGGCGCCGAGCGCGCAGAGAGCCAAGACGCGTTTCATCATCATCGCAGATCGTTCCGGGGAAATTGTACGACGCACCCGGCGCTAGCGCCGCTGTGGCGGCGGGCCGACGTGTCCCGAGGCCAACGGGGGACGGCTCGCCTTCCACGATGACCGGGGAGCGGTACGGCCTTGAACCGACAAGCTCGACGTCCGCGAAGCCGCCGCCCGGCTTCCTGTGGGCCCGCACGAGCCGGAGCCGGACGGGGCCTTCGACGAGCGGACAGAAGGCGATGCGTTCGAGGATCTCGCCCCGGAGGAGGCGTCTGACTGACCTTCCCAGTACGGCCCTATAATGCCGCCAGAACGACTGCGCTGAACGAAGCGGACATGAGCGAGCTGCATCGCATCACTATCGACGCAGACACGTGCGGGGGCAGGCCTTGCATCCGAGGCCTGCGCATTCGCGTGTCCGACGTCCTCCAGCTGCTCGCTGCGGGCGCAACCCGGGAAGAGATTCTCTCGGATTACCCGTACCTGGAGTCCGAGGACATCGACGCCGCGCTCGAGTACGCGGCCCGCCAGATGGATCACGCTGTCCTGACGTAGCCTGAGTGCGATTTCTCATCGATGCTCAGCTCCCGCCGGCGCTAGCCCGTTGGCTGGCGGGTCAGGGACACGAGGCTAAACATGTCGTGGATGTCGGGATGCTGCAGGCTACCGACCGGGCAATCTGGGACTACGCAGTGTCGATAGGTGCGGTCATCGTGACGAAGGACGAGGATTTCGCGGTCCGGCGCGGCGCCGGCGACGATGGCCCAGCCGTCCTATGGGTCCGCATCGGGAACACGCGGCGGGTAACGCTCCTGGATTGGTTCGCCCGGGCACTTTCTCGGGCCATCGTCAGGCTGAATGAGGGATCGGGCGTCGTGGAGATACGGGCCTGATGGCTTCCCCACCCACCGACACGACCGAGAAAGGCCTCGAAAACCTCATTGTCGCCGCCATGACCGGCCAGACGGCTCCGCCCGCGCCCACAGACGGCGTCGTCAAAGACCCGACCCCGACCTATGGCGGCACAGGCTGGATCCTTGGGAGTTCCGCCGACTACGAGCGCCAGTACGCGCTCGCCACGCTGGGTCAGGCGATGGTGCTCGGAGCTGATGCGCAGGGCCATCACGCCCAGTCGCTCGAGGCCTCCCTCGAACGACTTGAACGTGTACGAGGTGTCCGGAAGCTTTGTACCCAGGAAACTATGAGCGCGGGGACGGATGGCGGCCGGACCCTCGCCCGGCTCCGGTATGCATCCTCGAGGAGGGCCAGCGCGACGTCCATGTCGAAGAGGCTGGCCACCTCGTCATGGTTCAGGATAAGAGTCATGCGCTCTCCGGCCGGATCACAGCCGCGTCAATCTGGGTCATACGCCATCTGACCAATAGCTTCAACAATCGCTCGGGAAGGGGCTCGTCAAGAATAAAGCGGAGGGCCCTTTCGTGGTGTCGTGCGCCGACACCACGTCCTCGTGGCGGACCACGCTCAGCCACGATATCGCCGGCACACGAGGTCGTGATAGCGCGCAGCACGGCGTAAGGCCAAGCCCTTCCTCGTCGCGCCTCGGGCCGTGCGCGAGCGCGTGCGCCGCGCGTTCACGGAGCGTTCACCGAGTTCCACGGCGCCGGCCACCCTCCCGCGCGAGACTCTGGGTCGTCCCCCGCTTCGCGCAATGAGGGGACTCGGGAGCGCAATCATGGCGGATACCGCGGCGGACGTCCTCATCGATGCGATCCACGACTGGGGCGTCGACGTGATCTTCGGACTGCCGGGCGACGGCATCAACGGCATCATGGAAGCGCTTCGCAAGCGCCAGAAGGACGTGCGCTTCGTGCAGGTCCGCCATGAAGAGGCGGCCGCGTTCATGGCGTGCGGCTATGCAAAGTACACGGGCAAGCTCGGCGCCTGCCTCGCCACCTCCGGACCGGGCGGCATCCACCTGCTCAACGGCCTCTACGACGCCAAGCTGGACGGCCAGCCGGTCCTCGCTCTCACGGGGATGGCGTACCACGACCTCATTGGGACCCACACCCAGCAGGATGTCGAGCTGGACAAGCTCTTCGAGAACGTCGCCGTGTTCAACCAGCGCGTCATGGGTCCGTCCCACGTCGAGAACCTGGCGGACCTGG
The sequence above is a segment of the Chloroflexota bacterium genome. Coding sequences within it:
- a CDS encoding ATP-binding protein produces the protein MAALPDRRSLRRALDGLALFQDVFDDPIGRAVRALVAEPAQAPAARLVALLIEEAELYPEEMIGDPWQNHLLDRILTSENAFSKKAERVAPEEMGEGLHRQASRELGLLQTLYRDGGGMLAAQAFSTLGDVSSAGWAGFRPLARGPAIHSPEARAFKRTLAASGDWTTLTNLLAGAYAAAGVGVFGRFRAFRWIRNGGRGSLVGVDRPDPVRLADLVGYEREREPVVKNAERFAAGLPANNVLLYGERGTGKSSTVKALLNEFGDRGLRLVEVSKEDLETFPEVIGALRDRRERFIIYVDDLSFEEQETHYKALKAVLEGGIEARPENVILYATSNRRHLVRERFRDRESALDDDVHAFDTMEEKLSLADRFGVRVTFSAADQDRYLQIVRALATQRGVLLAEDELDRRALAWAQRQRGRSGRSARQFIDALVGELALP
- a CDS encoding DUF5615 family PIN-like protein translates to MRFLIDAQLPPALARWLAGQGHEAKHVVDVGMLQATDRAIWDYAVSIGAVIVTKDEDFAVRRGAGDDGPAVLWVRIGNTRRVTLLDWFARALSRAIVRLNEGSGVVEIRA
- a CDS encoding DUF433 domain-containing protein, giving the protein MSELHRITIDADTCGGRPCIRGLRIRVSDVLQLLAAGATREEILSDYPYLESEDIDAALEYAARQMDHAVLT
- a CDS encoding DinB family protein; the encoded protein is MATKKDVAVQAVAQTYADLDRTLDALTETELLRASSNEGWSGKDTLAHLSTIEERTQGQIRCALEGGSWNPPEVIDAYNARQVAARRGWSVKQLRDELRDQHEATLSLLRTASESDFDKAFDHPRWGRTTLEALCTHIAQHVGMHASEIAAVRAG
- a CDS encoding RidA family protein, which encodes MGAEARLTELGIVLPKPVEPVANYIRARRVGNTVFVSGHGPAADSSGKRPIGKVGRELTLEQGYQAARLVGLNLLASLKAEIGSLDRVKQIVKLLGMVNCAPGFDQTPRVINGCSDLLVEVFGTEIGQHARSAVGMAELPSSIPVEIEMIVEVEAR
- a CDS encoding UbiD family decarboxylase — its product is EPMPIAVFIGHYPLYYAAASTTTAYGVDEFEIAGGYLGNPVKLVKCETVDLEVPADAEIVLEGLVPPHVREEEGPFSEFQDYYVTGTGRNPVIEYQCMTRRHDAIFKNLQNGSEMEGCVFHKIPMSATIYRRLMDVGGGPNLHNVMALPGIFGLAIQMTPRYYGEAKNLLMAALSSEYQHPKIAIAVDRDVDIFNHSELLWALATRVNPQEDVAIIPNTHNHAMDASLPEIGAAGTPLWQRRGSKMLIDATIPPPTDGEARSKFERIRPINPQLRLEDFAAEESLDIVRALAPVFFGSKLIG
- a CDS encoding alpha-hydroxy acid oxidase is translated as MGDTSFVNLFEYEAAAERLLPRLAWDYFASGSSDEVTLRENHAAYDRISLRYHVLRDVSTRDVTTRVLGHPVSMPILVGPTAFQGLAHPDGEVATARACGAAGTIMVASTLSNASLEEIAEAASGPRWFQLYVYRDRSATEDLIRRAEAAGYSALVLTVDAPVLGRRERDVHNRFRLPDGLRAGNLAPTGMDELPAAADSGLAAYFASLIDPSLTWQDVDWLRSVSSLPLLVKGIVRADDAARAVERGAAGIIVSNHGGRQLDTAPPTIDVLPAVVDAVAGRAEVLIDGGIRRGTDVVKALARGARAVLIGRPAIWGLAVGGEAGVRSVLDLLREELDRALALCGCPSIWDVGPDLVH